In Paenibacillus sp. BIC5C1, a genomic segment contains:
- a CDS encoding carbohydrate ABC transporter permease: MVKYIKHIILILYGLTCLYPFVWMIGTSLKTSQDALANPQSPFPQAAPMWSTFGDVWNKLNFYQFFINSVIVSAVVIIGVILIYTMMAYSFAKFVYRGKKFIYYTFIALLLVPGVTTLIPLYINMTNLGLQNTYIGMILPMINGAAPFAIFLFTSYFRTISHELYESAVLDGCNNFKIYYRIYLPLALPAIGTIAILNFIGSWNNILWPMIIVDSRDMFTLPMGLMYLDSSSFKKWNELMAGALITVIPILLAFPFMQKMYVKGMTVGSVKM; encoded by the coding sequence ATGGTCAAATATATTAAACATATCATTCTAATCTTGTACGGATTGACCTGCCTGTATCCTTTTGTCTGGATGATCGGCACTTCGCTGAAGACATCACAGGATGCACTAGCCAATCCACAAAGTCCGTTTCCGCAAGCTGCACCGATGTGGTCCACATTTGGTGACGTATGGAACAAATTGAATTTCTATCAGTTTTTCATCAACAGCGTGATCGTAAGTGCGGTCGTGATTATAGGCGTCATTCTCATCTATACCATGATGGCCTATTCGTTTGCCAAATTTGTTTATCGGGGCAAAAAATTCATCTACTACACGTTTATTGCCTTGCTGCTCGTTCCAGGGGTAACCACATTGATTCCACTTTATATCAACATGACCAATCTGGGGCTGCAAAACACGTATATTGGCATGATCCTGCCCATGATTAATGGTGCTGCACCGTTCGCGATTTTCCTATTCACCAGTTACTTCCGTACTATCTCACATGAATTATACGAGAGCGCCGTCCTGGATGGATGCAACAATTTCAAAATCTACTACAGAATCTATCTGCCATTAGCGTTGCCAGCTATCGGAACCATTGCGATTCTGAACTTTATCGGAAGCTGGAACAATATTTTGTGGCCGATGATCATCGTGGATAGCAGGGATATGTTTACGTTACCGATGGGACTTATGTATCTGGATTCATCTTCATTTAAGAAATGGAATGAACTCATGGCAGGGGCTTTGATTACGGTCATTCCAATCCTGCTGGCCTTCCCGTTCATGCAGAAGATGTATGTCAAGGGCATGACAGTAGGGTCAGTAAAAATGTAA
- a CDS encoding alpha-mannosidase, whose amino-acid sequence MTTKTAHIVAHSHWDREWYLSFEKHRMLLVQLMEDLIQTFEKDPEFTNFHLDGQFIVLEDYLEIMPHRSNQVRKLIEEGKLIVGPWYILQDEFLVSSEANARNLLIGIQASEQMGGYAKIGYFPDSFGNMGQAPQLISQAGIEVAVYGRGVKPVGFNNEIQSGNEHTSKYSEMYWESPDGTRVLAILFANWYNNGMEIPVEPEKAKVYWAEKLAAAEEFASSSELLFMNGCDHQPLQKDLTQALKTATEIIPDVTFRHSSFPEYIQALQKAKPQSLDVIRGELRSQWTDGWITLVNTASARVYIKQQNVKSQTLLEKVAEPLAVMASLSTGIYPRHELLYAWKTLLKNHPHDSICGCSVDEVHREMMTRFAKSQEVAEGISVQSARTIAESVDTSGFDADSALPFVVFNTSGHRRSNVIVTRMDVERRYFDHEPPHEKYQEFKREYEAFDPNDWIVWNAEGKQVEAVITPVGTTFGYDLPDNRFRQPYWAYQVDVELHVQNIPGFGYHTFALAPKRVSGENAFSELTTPELVTEEQVMENDYVRIEIAGDGSFTMLDKVNGRNYTGLGIYEDTGDIGNEYMYRQPDHEAPLTTQGLPAQIKLVHHTPLKAVYEIVHNWKLPVGADELLDEEIRSMVPFRYRKSRRLDETREVSIRTELSLEKKGRSVGIKSYIDNTVQDHRIRMLFQTGLEASHVTVDSIYELAERPIQPEAEWRNPSNAQHQNAFVSISNGREGLTIANKGLNEYEVLASQNTIAVTLLRGVRELGDWGVFATPEAQCHGQHILEMELISHDLDVIESDAYVQAYQFPVPWTVQQTGVHGGTLPATHEFLQWEGDHLAFSALKRGEANDDMLFRVFNVSSKSTSLKVTPSFEAKEVYESTIVEDQGEAMKVVDEESYVLNVGPAKIQTIGIQPTTRLV is encoded by the coding sequence ATGACTACAAAAACCGCGCATATTGTCGCACATTCTCACTGGGACAGGGAGTGGTATCTGTCCTTCGAGAAGCACCGAATGTTGCTCGTTCAGCTTATGGAGGATTTAATCCAGACGTTTGAAAAGGACCCGGAATTTACGAATTTCCATCTGGATGGACAGTTTATTGTACTCGAGGATTACCTGGAAATCATGCCGCACAGGTCGAATCAGGTCCGCAAGTTGATTGAAGAGGGCAAGCTGATCGTTGGTCCATGGTACATCCTTCAAGATGAATTCCTCGTCAGCAGTGAAGCCAATGCACGAAATCTGTTAATTGGGATTCAAGCCTCGGAACAAATGGGAGGATATGCGAAAATCGGATATTTCCCAGATTCCTTCGGCAATATGGGTCAGGCACCACAGCTCATTAGCCAGGCAGGCATTGAAGTAGCTGTATATGGACGTGGAGTGAAGCCAGTTGGATTCAATAACGAAATTCAGTCTGGCAATGAACATACCTCCAAATACTCGGAGATGTATTGGGAATCACCCGATGGTACTCGTGTACTGGCGATCCTGTTCGCCAATTGGTACAACAATGGCATGGAGATCCCGGTGGAACCGGAGAAGGCGAAAGTTTATTGGGCCGAAAAGCTGGCTGCAGCAGAAGAGTTTGCTTCAAGTTCGGAACTCCTATTCATGAACGGATGTGATCATCAGCCGCTCCAGAAGGATCTGACGCAAGCGTTAAAAACAGCCACGGAGATTATCCCAGATGTGACGTTTCGTCATTCCAGCTTTCCCGAGTACATTCAGGCTTTGCAAAAAGCGAAACCCCAATCATTGGATGTCATTCGCGGTGAACTTCGAAGCCAATGGACCGACGGCTGGATTACACTTGTAAATACTGCTTCAGCAAGGGTATATATCAAACAGCAAAATGTAAAAAGTCAGACGTTACTGGAGAAGGTGGCTGAGCCGCTGGCAGTCATGGCCTCTCTGTCCACAGGCATTTATCCACGGCATGAACTGTTATATGCCTGGAAGACATTACTGAAGAACCATCCCCATGACAGCATCTGCGGGTGCAGTGTTGACGAAGTCCACAGGGAGATGATGACCCGATTTGCCAAATCGCAAGAAGTGGCTGAAGGGATATCGGTTCAGAGTGCTCGTACAATAGCCGAATCCGTGGATACATCTGGCTTTGACGCAGATTCTGCGTTGCCTTTTGTAGTGTTTAACACTTCGGGGCATCGCCGATCCAATGTGATTGTAACTAGAATGGACGTTGAGCGACGTTACTTTGACCACGAGCCTCCGCATGAAAAGTATCAGGAATTTAAGCGCGAATATGAAGCCTTTGACCCGAACGACTGGATTGTATGGAACGCGGAAGGCAAGCAAGTGGAAGCCGTTATCACACCCGTTGGAACCACATTTGGATATGATTTGCCGGATAACCGATTCCGTCAACCATACTGGGCATATCAAGTGGATGTAGAGCTTCATGTCCAGAACATCCCTGGTTTTGGATATCATACTTTTGCTCTTGCGCCTAAGCGTGTTTCTGGAGAGAATGCGTTTAGCGAATTGACTACCCCTGAACTTGTTACAGAAGAGCAAGTGATGGAGAACGATTATGTGCGGATCGAGATTGCGGGGGATGGATCGTTTACCATGCTGGATAAAGTGAACGGTCGTAATTATACAGGGCTTGGTATTTATGAGGATACTGGGGACATCGGAAATGAGTATATGTACAGACAACCGGATCATGAAGCTCCGTTAACTACGCAGGGGCTGCCTGCCCAGATTAAGCTGGTGCATCATACACCACTGAAAGCCGTTTATGAGATCGTGCATAACTGGAAGCTCCCGGTCGGTGCAGATGAACTGTTGGATGAAGAGATCCGCTCCATGGTTCCATTTCGTTATCGTAAATCCCGGCGGCTTGATGAAACCAGGGAGGTGAGCATTCGTACAGAGCTGAGCCTTGAAAAAAAGGGGCGTTCGGTTGGCATTAAAAGCTATATCGACAACACGGTTCAGGATCATCGTATCCGCATGTTGTTCCAAACGGGACTCGAAGCAAGTCATGTTACCGTTGACTCCATATACGAACTGGCAGAGCGCCCGATACAGCCGGAAGCGGAATGGAGAAATCCCAGCAATGCGCAGCATCAGAATGCATTTGTCAGTATCAGCAATGGTCGTGAAGGGCTGACGATTGCGAATAAAGGTCTTAATGAGTATGAAGTATTAGCTAGTCAGAACACCATTGCGGTGACACTCTTGCGTGGGGTTCGTGAGCTTGGGGATTGGGGAGTATTTGCAACGCCGGAGGCCCAATGTCACGGACAGCACATTCTGGAAATGGAGCTCATCTCGCATGATTTGGATGTTATTGAGTCCGATGCTTATGTGCAGGCGTATCAGTTCCCGGTTCCCTGGACTGTTCAACAGACAGGAGTACATGGCGGCACGTTACCCGCTACCCACGAGTTTTTGCAATGGGAGGGTGATCATCTTGCTTTTAGTGCGCTTAAACGGGGCGAAGCAAATGATGACATGCTGTTCAGGGTGTTCAATGTATCATCGAAATCGACTTCACTGAAGGTAACGCCTTCGTTTGAGGCCAAGGAAGTGTATGAAAGTACAATTGTTGAAGATCAAGGTGAAGCCATGAAGGTAGTGGATGAGGAAAGTTATGTTTTGAATGTGGGACCGGCAAAAATTCAGACGATCGGCATTCAACCCACAACACGTTTAGTATAA
- a CDS encoding glycosyl hydrolase family 28-related protein — protein sequence MNKRLWLGARCTISVLLTIVMLCSGLYITPATTHAAAEGEETEQGDVHPNDVSPDSVSITLGETPVQQGITARPGDGPPEGLLVGMTDGKEYWKTNQTVNPTNPADNILYFYFNVADEYLFENTDQDVFVTVEYYDSNSGAMSLQYDSKQSNFKDAPLFRYENTGTWKTHTFKLSDANFGNRTHDADFRIGVSGAGAPANNSELHLATVTVHKQPQQQSGTQTKVYDTEFPTSDIVIADRSVTDYGAAGDGVSDDTQAFKEALAIAGNQGGGVVFVPSGTYKLTGELVIPTGVTLRGDWGNPDEHGGLVKGTILAVYGGKGQANGNSFIKMEPSSGVTHVSIWYPEQNLNNPVAYPWTMEQLPGDSATVKNVTLVNAYQGIKIGPEWNELHYVKDVYGTTLKTGIFLDFTTDIGRLEELHLSPDVWANSGLPGAPERSQLREYMIQQSEGIVMGRSDWEYMSNIHISGYKTGIRITTRTGSLETANAQLYKIQIDDCNVALKIEGVNDYGLLVTDSQFEASAGPNPVAIYATEGFHSIAQFNKVTVGGEPKHAVVNEGRGTLSFESSSFENWGEGNGDYAIVAKSGSLILGSSTFVKPDRHLLLQGDVATINAIHSGYEGNLAVNDESTSAELNIHQEENLVLETIPDVPSVDMAVQPKPGTRELFNVVSQPYLADNTGNTDSSQAIQQALNDAEAAGGGTVYMPAGIYRVEQALVVPTAVELRGNYDVPHHTIGNGTVIFTNYGENDPDADAFIQLKQAAGLRGLSVYYDQQTWSDANPVKPYAWTVQGQGKNVYLIDTTLVNPYQAVDFGTHDTSGHYIDYVAGSPLKEGIYLGGGSDGGYMRNVQFNPHYYGRNNYPNHPSNDEEFNQIWNYQKENLDAFRIGDVTNQVIFNTFVYGSKYGIHFEEQNGRGPEAVVIGHGTDGSKKGAVLQHAGTAGLSFINTELVSMSTTDKVYVEVGPDFGSKAVFFNTSMWGDTTRSFDIHGGDIRIQQGNFTNVGEIGINAIGGDITLYNSYFQQPRTNHVVAGPNVEKMVISNNLFNGGFQIENEAPPGKVTGTNLFPLAFKLNQLGYDPSRPGEPGSTLTLTNVAGEALLKGQIELIEPSVYHAMFKPVRFEGLGIGKSMDVALPYISSDLLKFRVTLENGFRYETSVKLSQSFAAQKDAVGTLPFIEVSSPEHYNSVGGSWGGPNDLSIQAKASWDAENLVLKVDVKDDIHHQTNTNGDIWQGDSLQLGIDLGKEDGAASKQVNELGFALNQDGVVTKWRWRAPEGVASGLLESASANITRDETTHITHYQITLPFAALHQEGYSFQPDKPIGFALLVNENDGQGRSGFMEFNGGIGTSKDARLFGNLYLLTGDYVTLLEQSAEASVRTAEQKKDVTSIDTATNFVNLLPGGTLKSSLLVRLTALTSGSNPNPGGPNPHPGSGSGSQPSAGGGYTTGGKNEATPDSPGATMQLQPKLDKAAALATADLTNKMMEDAFNRITPDQDGKKKLIVDIESVDGAEGYALTLPSRFLQETPSTHWLEIRTVWGVLLVPSNLLANTQGTIGDRITLVLSKADRSSWSAKMKSDLGERPAISLSVISDGKSVAWQHSITPITVSLPYQPNVSELLDPEKLAVRRIADDGQMISIPNGKFNKKSEQMIFKTRQNGVYAITQDNRTFQDIRQLSWARHAIEVLVSKGVILGMSKAEYQPQSMIRRADFVTLLTNALELQPDQGTKVERFVDVPEHVYYEQSVNTARTLGIIQGAGADRFSPASPITREEAAVMIYRAMQVIGMQPLPEGEYGLNDYKDIHLIKAYARDAIDSLTRSTIMEGSNGSFRPGDTMTRAETAVLLYRLYNRLP from the coding sequence GTGAACAAACGATTATGGTTAGGTGCCAGGTGTACCATTTCAGTGCTGTTGACGATTGTCATGTTATGTTCAGGGCTATACATCACACCAGCAACCACACACGCGGCAGCAGAGGGGGAAGAAACTGAACAGGGAGACGTCCATCCAAATGATGTGTCACCTGACTCGGTAAGTATTACGTTGGGAGAAACTCCTGTACAGCAGGGCATAACGGCTCGTCCCGGCGATGGACCTCCAGAAGGTCTGCTAGTGGGGATGACTGACGGCAAGGAGTATTGGAAAACAAATCAGACGGTGAATCCAACAAATCCAGCCGATAACATCCTGTATTTTTACTTCAATGTTGCGGATGAATATTTGTTTGAAAATACGGATCAGGACGTATTCGTCACGGTTGAATATTACGATAGCAATAGCGGAGCGATGTCTCTGCAATACGATTCGAAGCAATCCAATTTCAAGGATGCTCCTTTGTTCCGGTATGAAAATACGGGAACCTGGAAGACACATACCTTCAAGCTCAGCGATGCCAATTTCGGTAACCGCACCCATGATGCGGATTTCCGGATCGGGGTTAGCGGCGCAGGGGCACCAGCCAACAATTCGGAACTTCATCTGGCCACAGTAACCGTCCATAAGCAGCCTCAGCAGCAGTCGGGGACTCAGACCAAGGTCTATGATACGGAATTCCCTACATCAGATATCGTCATTGCAGATCGGAGCGTAACCGATTATGGAGCAGCAGGAGACGGGGTCTCAGATGATACTCAAGCATTCAAAGAAGCGCTGGCAATAGCGGGAAATCAAGGCGGTGGCGTTGTGTTCGTACCATCTGGAACCTATAAATTAACCGGAGAGCTGGTTATTCCAACAGGCGTTACGCTTCGCGGCGATTGGGGGAATCCCGATGAGCATGGCGGGTTAGTCAAAGGTACAATCCTTGCTGTATATGGCGGCAAAGGTCAAGCTAACGGGAACAGCTTCATAAAGATGGAGCCTTCCAGTGGGGTAACCCATGTGTCTATCTGGTATCCCGAACAGAATCTGAATAACCCGGTGGCTTATCCATGGACGATGGAGCAGCTTCCAGGTGACAGTGCTACGGTGAAAAATGTAACACTCGTCAATGCGTACCAGGGGATTAAGATTGGCCCGGAATGGAACGAACTTCATTATGTGAAGGATGTATACGGCACCACCCTGAAAACCGGTATCTTTCTGGATTTCACAACAGACATTGGGAGACTGGAAGAGCTTCACCTGTCCCCGGATGTATGGGCGAACTCTGGTTTGCCAGGAGCACCTGAACGGTCTCAATTGCGGGAATATATGATACAGCAATCCGAAGGTATCGTAATGGGGCGCTCGGACTGGGAGTACATGTCGAATATTCATATCTCGGGTTACAAGACAGGGATACGAATCACGACAAGAACAGGAAGCCTTGAAACAGCCAATGCGCAGCTGTACAAAATCCAGATCGACGACTGCAACGTAGCGTTGAAGATTGAAGGCGTCAATGATTATGGATTGCTGGTGACTGACAGTCAATTTGAAGCGAGTGCTGGTCCGAATCCTGTTGCCATTTATGCAACGGAAGGCTTTCACTCCATTGCCCAGTTTAACAAAGTAACGGTGGGCGGGGAGCCCAAACATGCGGTTGTAAATGAAGGGCGTGGAACGTTGTCCTTTGAGAGCAGCTCTTTCGAGAATTGGGGTGAAGGAAACGGAGATTATGCCATTGTTGCGAAGAGTGGTTCGCTTATACTGGGCAGTTCTACCTTCGTCAAGCCGGATCGTCACCTGCTTCTTCAGGGAGATGTGGCAACAATCAATGCCATTCATTCCGGATACGAAGGCAATCTTGCGGTGAACGATGAAAGTACCTCGGCGGAACTGAACATCCATCAGGAAGAAAATTTGGTGTTGGAAACCATCCCCGATGTTCCTTCAGTGGATATGGCTGTGCAGCCCAAGCCGGGTACTCGCGAGTTGTTTAACGTCGTGAGCCAGCCCTATTTGGCTGATAACACAGGGAATACGGATTCATCCCAAGCCATTCAACAGGCATTGAATGATGCCGAAGCGGCAGGTGGAGGAACGGTCTATATGCCGGCTGGCATATACCGCGTTGAGCAGGCTTTAGTGGTACCGACTGCCGTAGAACTGCGCGGCAATTATGATGTACCTCATCATACGATCGGGAATGGAACGGTTATTTTTACGAACTATGGAGAAAACGACCCGGATGCCGATGCCTTCATTCAGCTGAAGCAAGCAGCGGGATTGCGCGGATTATCCGTCTATTACGATCAACAAACATGGTCTGATGCCAATCCGGTGAAGCCTTATGCCTGGACTGTGCAAGGTCAAGGGAAAAACGTATACCTGATCGATACAACCTTGGTTAATCCCTACCAGGCTGTCGACTTCGGCACCCATGATACAAGTGGTCATTATATCGATTATGTAGCGGGATCACCGCTCAAGGAAGGCATATATCTTGGTGGCGGTTCAGACGGAGGATACATGCGGAATGTGCAGTTCAATCCGCATTATTATGGACGGAACAATTATCCGAATCATCCATCGAATGATGAAGAATTTAATCAAATTTGGAATTATCAAAAAGAGAACCTGGACGCCTTCCGTATAGGGGATGTCACCAATCAGGTTATTTTCAATACATTTGTATACGGTTCAAAGTACGGTATTCATTTTGAAGAACAGAATGGAAGAGGGCCCGAAGCCGTCGTTATTGGTCATGGCACGGATGGCAGCAAAAAGGGAGCCGTATTGCAACATGCGGGAACAGCAGGTCTGTCGTTTATCAACACAGAGCTTGTTTCCATGAGTACTACAGACAAGGTATACGTGGAGGTTGGGCCAGATTTTGGCTCTAAAGCGGTGTTCTTCAATACGTCCATGTGGGGAGATACAACCAGGTCCTTTGATATACACGGAGGAGATATCCGCATACAGCAGGGAAACTTCACGAACGTTGGTGAAATCGGCATTAATGCAATCGGTGGTGATATTACTCTCTACAATTCCTATTTTCAACAGCCTCGTACGAATCACGTGGTTGCAGGACCAAACGTAGAGAAGATGGTGATATCCAACAACCTGTTTAATGGCGGTTTTCAGATTGAGAATGAGGCACCTCCTGGAAAAGTGACGGGTACCAATCTGTTTCCTTTGGCATTCAAACTGAACCAGCTTGGGTATGATCCATCCAGACCAGGTGAACCCGGAAGCACACTGACTTTGACTAACGTTGCAGGTGAGGCTCTGCTTAAAGGGCAGATCGAACTGATTGAACCGAGTGTGTATCATGCGATGTTTAAGCCAGTGCGATTTGAGGGACTGGGCATTGGAAAAAGCATGGATGTGGCGCTTCCCTATATATCAAGTGACTTGCTCAAATTCAGAGTAACGCTTGAGAACGGGTTCCGTTATGAGACTTCAGTCAAGCTGTCACAATCCTTTGCGGCACAAAAAGATGCTGTTGGAACGCTGCCATTCATTGAGGTTTCGAGTCCGGAGCATTACAACAGCGTCGGTGGAAGCTGGGGAGGTCCGAATGACCTCAGCATTCAAGCTAAAGCAAGTTGGGATGCGGAAAATTTGGTTCTCAAGGTGGACGTCAAGGACGATATTCACCATCAAACCAATACCAATGGCGATATATGGCAAGGTGACAGCCTACAACTCGGTATTGACCTTGGCAAAGAGGATGGTGCGGCCAGCAAACAGGTGAATGAGCTTGGTTTTGCACTGAATCAGGATGGTGTCGTCACGAAATGGAGATGGCGAGCTCCAGAAGGGGTTGCTTCAGGATTGTTGGAATCCGCTTCAGCAAACATTACCCGAGACGAGACGACTCATATTACGCATTATCAAATTACGTTGCCTTTTGCAGCACTTCACCAGGAAGGATATTCATTCCAACCTGACAAACCTATCGGTTTTGCACTGCTTGTCAATGAAAACGATGGGCAAGGGCGATCTGGCTTTATGGAGTTTAATGGAGGGATCGGTACAAGTAAAGATGCACGATTATTCGGAAACTTGTATCTGCTTACGGGTGATTATGTGACATTGTTGGAGCAATCGGCTGAGGCGAGTGTTCGTACTGCGGAGCAAAAGAAAGATGTGACCTCTATAGACACAGCAACCAACTTCGTCAATCTGCTACCGGGCGGCACATTAAAGTCCTCATTACTCGTGAGACTCACTGCTCTTACATCAGGTTCCAATCCGAATCCAGGGGGACCCAATCCCCATCCAGGCTCGGGCTCTGGTTCGCAGCCAAGTGCTGGAGGGGGCTATACGACTGGAGGGAAGAATGAAGCAACACCTGACTCTCCTGGTGCTACAATGCAGCTTCAGCCCAAGCTGGATAAAGCTGCTGCATTAGCAACAGCCGACCTTACCAACAAGATGATGGAGGATGCATTCAACCGCATCACCCCTGATCAGGACGGGAAAAAGAAGCTGATTGTAGACATCGAATCCGTGGATGGTGCTGAAGGGTATGCTCTTACACTTCCATCCAGATTTTTGCAGGAAACACCATCTACCCATTGGTTGGAAATTCGAACAGTATGGGGAGTGCTGCTGGTTCCGAGCAATTTGCTGGCCAATACCCAAGGAACGATTGGAGATCGTATTACCTTGGTATTAAGCAAGGCTGACCGAAGCTCTTGGAGTGCCAAGATGAAATCAGACTTAGGAGAGCGGCCTGCAATTTCATTATCTGTGATATCGGATGGCAAATCCGTTGCATGGCAACATTCCATTACGCCAATCACAGTAAGTTTGCCCTATCAGCCTAATGTAAGTGAACTGCTGGACCCGGAAAAACTCGCAGTACGACGTATCGCGGATGACGGGCAAATGATCTCCATTCCGAATGGAAAGTTCAATAAAAAATCGGAACAAATGATTTTCAAAACAAGGCAAAACGGAGTTTATGCAATTACTCAGGATAATCGAACATTCCAGGATATACGGCAGCTATCATGGGCCCGCCATGCCATCGAAGTTCTAGTGTCCAAAGGGGTTATTCTTGGAATGTCAAAGGCAGAATATCAGCCTCAATCCATGATCCGCCGAGCGGATTTCGTGACCCTGCTTACCAATGCCTTGGAACTACAACCTGATCAGGGAACCAAGGTGGAACGTTTCGTGGATGTACCTGAGCATGTTTATTACGAACAGTCCGTGAACACAGCAAGAACGCTGGGCATTATTCAAGGGGCAGGAGCTGATCGATTCTCGCCAGCGTCTCCAATTACCCGTGAAGAAGCAGCCGTTATGATCTACCGAGCTATGCAAGTTATCGGGATGCAGCCACTTCCTGAAGGTGAATACGGTCTGAATGACTATAAAGATATTCATTTGATTAAGGCATATGCTCGCGATGCAATTGATTCGTTAACCAGATCAACAATTATGGAAGGAAGTAATGGCAGCTTCCGTCCGGGAGATACAATGACTCGTGCTGAGACCGCAGTGCTGCTGTATCGTTTATACAACCGTTTGCCTTAA
- a CDS encoding enolase C-terminal domain-like protein — MAKITRIECIRTRHDGSWTIVKISTDQDGLYGLGSASDLYNPEAVVQVIEQLLAPLLMGKDASQIEDLWHLMHMSGYWRNGAILQTAIGGIDMALWDIKGKEANLPVYQLLGGACRSAVPCYGHAGGADISELKEDVSRFMEEGYTVIRVQMGGYGGGGFVSGKDANLPREPWSSGPVFDEHAYLHAIPDMFEKLRLEFGNGIQFTHDVHEHLSPIHAIQLSKRLEPYHLFFLEDALAPEQIGWYRQLRQQSATPQAVGELFVNPQEWTGLIQEKLIDFIRVRVSKAGGISACRKIATLGEAYGVRTAWQEGGENDPVNQAAAVHLDMALWNFGIQEINHFKPHELEVFPGHIVREGGYLYPSNKPGLGIELDEVKAKSLLSDLWNPNKYHRPYPLDRKADGTLVRP, encoded by the coding sequence ATGGCTAAAATTACACGGATAGAGTGCATACGTACAAGGCACGACGGAAGCTGGACCATTGTGAAGATTTCGACGGATCAGGATGGTCTTTACGGATTGGGTTCTGCTTCCGATCTTTATAATCCCGAAGCGGTGGTACAGGTCATCGAACAACTGCTGGCACCATTACTCATGGGGAAGGATGCATCCCAAATTGAAGATTTGTGGCATCTCATGCATATGAGCGGATATTGGAGAAATGGGGCAATACTTCAGACGGCCATTGGTGGAATTGACATGGCCCTGTGGGATATCAAGGGCAAGGAAGCGAATCTTCCGGTATATCAATTGTTAGGAGGGGCCTGCCGCTCGGCAGTTCCCTGTTATGGCCATGCCGGAGGTGCTGATATCAGCGAGTTGAAAGAAGACGTATCTCGTTTTATGGAAGAAGGATACACGGTCATTCGAGTGCAGATGGGAGGTTATGGTGGCGGGGGGTTTGTCAGCGGCAAGGACGCGAATTTGCCGCGCGAGCCCTGGAGCAGTGGTCCTGTATTTGATGAACATGCGTATCTGCATGCTATACCTGACATGTTTGAGAAGTTGCGCCTGGAATTCGGGAATGGAATTCAGTTTACCCATGATGTGCATGAGCATTTGTCTCCCATTCATGCCATTCAGCTATCGAAGCGGCTTGAACCTTATCATCTATTCTTTCTGGAAGATGCACTGGCACCGGAACAGATCGGATGGTATCGACAGCTTCGTCAACAGAGTGCTACGCCGCAGGCCGTGGGAGAATTATTTGTTAATCCTCAGGAGTGGACGGGTTTGATTCAAGAGAAGTTGATCGATTTTATCAGAGTTCGGGTATCGAAAGCAGGCGGAATCAGCGCTTGCCGCAAGATCGCTACGCTGGGCGAAGCTTACGGAGTACGAACAGCCTGGCAGGAGGGTGGGGAGAATGATCCTGTTAACCAGGCAGCTGCTGTCCATCTGGATATGGCCCTGTGGAACTTTGGTATTCAGGAAATCAATCATTTTAAACCTCATGAGTTGGAGGTATTCCCGGGACATATCGTCAGAGAGGGCGGATATCTATATCCTTCCAACAAACCGGGACTGGGCATTGAATTGGATGAAGTGAAGGCCAAATCATTACTAAGTGACTTATGGAATCCCAACAAATATCATCGGCCGTATCCTCTGGACCGCAAAGCGGATGGGACATTGGTGCGACCCTAA